The following DNA comes from Spirulina major PCC 6313.
GCCCCCAAGCCGAAAATGTTCATATCATCTAGTCACTCTTTCGCTGTCCTAGCAGATGAACAGCCTCAATCGTAGGACTTCATCTGTTGAAATTCATACTTTACAGTAACGTTCCAGTGCCAACCGGTATGAAGAGCATTAAAACTTAGGTTTTGAACGATTAAACGCTGACCCATCTGTGTTTCAGCATCTGAAAAAATAGATGTTAGTCCATGGCTGATTGTTGCAATCAGCCATTGTTGCGATCGCCCCTTTCGTTCCCTTTTCCCAAAGATCATGATCCGGAAGGGAATGAACACCCGATATGCGCGATCACTTTTTCGAGGGACTCAACGGCTCGAATTTTCCTCACTGAGGGTAGTCTATTGCGTCAGATCTGATGCGCGAGATCTTTTCTATTTTTTCTACTTTTGTTAAGAAGATCTAACCCTTTTATAAATTATTTGTTACTATGAATTTTGAAATAAAGTATTCAAACCTTTAAAGAGGAATGCACCATGGCAAGTGGCACAGTGGAATGGTTTAACAATACTAAAGGATTTGGTTTTATTCTGTCTGATGACGGACAGAAGGTCTTTGTTCACCATTCTTCGATCAAATCAGAGGGTTTCAGGGAATTACAAGAGGGGCAAAAGGTTACCTTTGATATTGTCCAAGCTCCCAAAGGGCCAGCCGCAGAAAATGTCCATGTGAAACAGTGAAGAAATTTGCATCAGCGCATGACTGTGATCTCCCGAAACAGGATGGTGCTTCACTGCCGAAACACACTGTCTTGATCAATTTTTCGGAAAGAGTCACCTCGTCCATCGCCCTTTCTCAATGATGGACATTGCTGGCCCTGGGAGTTTCAGGCTTCGCCTTTTGCTCAGGGTGCTTCACTAGAAAACGCAACTTCTAAATCTGAAGCGTGTTGATGGATGGCTGATCATTGCGATCAGCCATTGTTGCGATCAGCCATTGTTGCGATCGCATCCCATCCCCCAAGACAACATTTTCAGACAATTCTGTACAATAGAAAGGCTGTTTTGACCCACCCCGACCCCGCCCATGACTACCCCGCGCACCTATCACGTCATCACCTTCGGCTGTCAGATGAACAAAGCCGACTCCGAACGCATGGCTGGGGTATTAGACGATATGGGCATGATTGCCTGTGATGACCCCAACGCGGCGGATCTCGTGCTTTACAACACCTGCACTATCCGCGACAACGCCGAGCAAAAAGTGTATTCCTACCTCGGACGGCAGGCAAAACGGAAACAGACGCAACCGGACTTAACCCTTGTGGTGGCGGGCTGTGTGGCGCAACAGGAAGGCGAACAACTCCTGCGGCGCGTCCCGGAATTGGATTTGGTGATGGGGCCACAACATGCCAATCGCTTAGGGGATCTCCTTGATCAAGTGTTCGCCGGGCAGCAGGTGGTGGCCACTGATCCGATTCATATTGTCGAAGATATTACGAAGCCGCGCCGAGATAGTGAGGTGACGGCCTGGGTGAATGTGATCTATGGGTGCAATGAACGCTGCACCTATTGTGTGGTTCCGGGGGTGCGTGGGGTGGAACAGTCCCGCACACCGGAGGCAATTCGCGCCGAAATTGAAGACTTGGCACAACAAGGGTTTAAGGAAATCACGCTGTTAGGACAGAATATTGATGCTTACGGGCGCGATTTGCCGGGCAGCACCGCCGAGGGTCGCCATCAGCATACCTTGACGGATTTGCTCTATTTCATCCATGATGTGCCGGGGATTGAGCGAATTCGGTTTGCGACGAGTCACCCACGTTATTTTACGGAGCGGTTGGTGCGGGCTTGTGCGGAACTGCCGAAGGTGTGTGAGCATTTCCATATTCCGTTTCAGTCCGGGGATAATGAGGTGCTGAAGGCGATGGCGCGGGGCTATACCCAGGAGAAGTATCGGCGAATTATTGAGATGGTGCGGGACTATATGCCTGATGCGTCGATTAGTGCGGATGCGATCGTTGGGTTTCCGGGGGAAACGGAGGCACAGTTTCAGCGGACGTTAGATCTCGTTGAGGCGATTGGGTTCGATTTGCTCAATACGGCGGCCTATTCCCCCCGGCCGGGGACTCCGGCGGCGTTGTGGGAGCAGCAGGTGAGTGAGGAGGAGAAGCGCGATCGCCTCCAACGGCTCAATCGTCTGGTGGAAACGAAAGCGGTAGAGCGATCGCAACGGTATCGCGATCGCATTGAAGCAGTCCTCGTTGAAGCCCAAAACCCCAAAGACCCGACCCAAGTGATGGGCCGCACCCGAAGCAACCGTCTCACGTTCTTCGCGGGGGATATTGCCCAGTTAAACGGGCAAACCGTCCCGGTGAGAATCACGGAAATTCGCGCCTTCAGCCTCACCGGGGAACAGGTCGCGCCGGTGTTGGTGTAAGTGTTTAGCCGGTGTTAATTGCCTGTTGACCCATTGCCCCAAACCCTCTTCCATGGGGCGAGGGGCTTCATGATTTTGAAGGGCGATCGCCGGACGACATGACAAGCTAACCCAACCGGCCCAGCAGCCGATTCGCAAGATATTCTTGAGGATATTCATGGCGAGCGGGCCAATAAAACGGCTGTTGCGGTTCTTGGCGAGCATAATGGAACCGTTCAAAAATATAATCAGGCACGGTGCGATTAATTAAATGCACTTCTAAGGGAAAAATTTCCTGCTGCCACTGGTTAAGCCGGGCCTGAGAAATGCCCGAAAACGTTTGACCGGAGGTGCTATTCCCCTGCCATGCTTTCCCTAAAAAGGTGGGAGTTTCTAGAACTGGGTTGAAGTCTAGATCGAGCCAATCACAGAGTTGCCGGATCATAGCCTGTGAATCTAATAGTAAATCTTCATACTGGAGGACAAAATAATGGTCTAGCAGACGGCAATTTTTATCGAGATGATAAAAGGATTGAGTGATGCTGCGGATTTCTGTACCGATCCAGGGATAGTGCTCAATGATGCGTTTGTTGCGGTTGAAAATTTTGAATTTTCGTAGGGAAACGAGATTGGCATAGGGATTACGCACCACATGGATGAAACGAGCAGCGGGGAACATTTTTTGTAAATCAAGGGCAAATTCAAACGTCTCGGTACTTTTTTCAAGAATTCGACAATCTGGAGCAAGGGGGCGATCGAATAAGCTCTGATGAATTGCATTCATATAGATCAAAAATAAATCAGCCGGATTCATCACGTCAGACTGGCGATCGCATCCGGCAACGGCCTGCTCAACGGCCGCGTCAAACTGTTCTAAATTGAATCGTTCTTTAGAGATCGCATCGGAAAATGGGTTATCTTCCGTATTTGCATAGCGGATGCCTCCTTTAATGTTTTGAATAAATGCGTTGATGGTGCAAGGCCCTTTGCGATAGTGGGGGCTGTGCATCGCGTAGGAAATCCAATATTGCAGATGCTGAAAAAAATGGGTTTCAATGGGCGCAACAAATAAATCTGGATGACCATCAAACAGCGATCGCACCAAGCTCGTACCAGATTTATGGGTTCCAAACACAAAAATTGGGTTGTTATTCATGAAAACCTCCGTGAGCTTGGAAAACCCGCGTCTTCAGACCGGGGAGTAAAAGCGAACTCATGGGGCTTGAGCCGCACTCTCACAAGATGAATACTATAACGTGAGACATGGAACAAGCTTTTACGTACCGTTTTTATCCAACCGCAGAGCAAGAGCAGTTGCTCAGGCGGACGATTGGTTGTACCCGACTCGTCTATAACCGTACCCTAACCGTACCCTCTTTGCCTCAACCCTGGGCTTTGTCAGCCCCGATAGCTTTACCTTTCACCGATCGATTTTATTTTTGCTAGCGGTCATTTTGGGCGGGATTGGTACGGTGGAAGGGGCCTTAGTGGGGGCCGTGGTGTTGGTGCTGTTGCCGGAGTTGATTAAAGACTTTGCCACCTATCAACTGCTCGTGTTTGGGGTGCTGCTGCTCTTAACCCTGTGGCTCGCCCCGGCTGGGATCACCAGCCTGCTGAGTCGCTGGTTCGATCGCAAATCCCCCGTTTACCCGTTGGATACGCCGCCCGATGCGATGCCTGCCTTGATTACCCGTAACCATGTCGCTGCCGCGTTAGAGGTGGAGCGTGTGGGGATTCAGTTTGGTGGGGTGCGGGCGGTGAATGATGTCAGCCTGACCGCATCCCCTGGCACCGTCACCGCTGTGATTGGGCCGAACGGGGCGGGCAAAACCACGCTGCTGAATTTGATTGGCGGCTTTTACCAAACCCAAACCGGCACGATCCGCCTCGGTCAGACCGACCTTACGGCTCAGTCGGGTTTAGCGATCGCACGAGCAGGAGTCGGGCGCACCTTTCAGGCCACCCGGTTGTTTGACTCCCTCTCGGTGATTGATAACCTGCGCGTGGCAGCCCGTGAGGGACATCCCGGCTCGATCTTGGCGGCTCTGATCGGGCGGGGTAAAAATGCCCCCAAGCCGGAAAAAAATCTCCTAGAGGTGCTCTCCTTCGTGGGGTTTAAAGGAGATGTGCATCAAATTTCCGCCAACCTCCCGTTTGTAGACCGACGACTGGCGGAAATTGCCCGCGCCCTCGTGCTTGGCCCTCAATTGCTCTTACTCGATGAACCGGCCGCCGGACTCAATAAAGATGATAAGCAGACATTAGCCCGTTTGGTACGACGCATTGCCAGCAGCGGCATTCCGGTGATTCTGATTGAGCATGACATGGATCTGGTGATGGGAATTTCTGATCAGGTGGTGGTGCTCGATAGTGGCGATCGCATCTGTGTGGGCCCGCCGAAACAGGTGCAGCAAGACCCCGACGTTCTCGCCGCCTACCTGGGGGTGGAGTCTCCCAACCTCGCCCGCCCGGCAGCTCCCCATCCCCAAGCCCTGCTCACCGTGCGCCAGCTTGTGGCCGGCTACGACAAACTCAGAGTGCTCAAAGACATTGATCTCACCGTTAATGCCGGGGAACTAGTGGCCGTAATTGGGGCCAACGGAGCCGGGAAAAGCACCTTAATGAAGTCGATTACGCAACTCATCCAACCCTGGGCGGGTGATATTACCCTGGAAAATCGCTCCTTGATTGGCACGCCGACCTATGACATCACCCGGCAGGGTCTGGTGCTGGTTCCAGAAGGTCGTCAGGTGTTTAAGGAATTGACCGTGATCGATAATCTGCGCCTCGGAGCCTTCACCCGTCAGGATGACGACATTGAATCTGATATTGTCCAGGTGCTCGATCGCTTCCCTCGGTTACACAAGCGCCGCCACCAAAAAGCCGGCCTGTTATCGGGCGGAGAACAGCAAATGCTTGCCATTGGCCGGGGGCTAATGGGGCGACCCCACCTGCTGCTCCTCGATGAACCCTCCCTCGGTCTCGCCCCCAAATTGGTCACGGATCTATTCACCACCCTGGCCGAACTGCGGGATGAGGGAATGACAATTTTGCTGGTTGATCAGATGGCAAGCTTGGCGCTGGCGATCGCCGATCGTGCCTATCTCCTCGAAACGGGCCGAGTTGTCCAATCCGGGACAGGTCAAGAAATGGCCCAAAATGACCAAGTCATGAAAGCCTATCTCGGTGCTTAAACGCAATGCCAATCAAGGGTCATCATCTAGTCCCCACTCGTTTACGCACCTCACCATTCACCACGCATTCATCCACAGTCATGGCATCAAACGGCCAGAGATAGAGCGAATCCCCCCATTCCTGGGGAAAATGCAGACTCGATTGAGGTGTTTCTTGGGTCTCCTTTCGTCTGCGTTGATGCTTGGGGGTTGATGTCTCATTAAGATTGTTGGAAGCTTACCGATTCCGTGCCAAGCGTTACAACTGCGATCGCAAGCCATCCACCACAATTTCTGCAATAACGCCGTTTCAGGAATGTATTGTGTGCCATGGCAACTCAGCCACCCATACCAGCGATCGCCGTCATGCACGGAGATCAAACCGGAGAAGAACTCCTCCTCGAAGCCCTGCGCGTGCTCCAGCCGGACGTGATTCGTCAACCGCTGCAATGGATCGACTACGATTTGAGCCTCGACAATCGCCGGGCCACGAATAATCAAGTGGTGTGGAATGCAGCCGCCGCCACCTGCAAAACCGGCCTCGCCCTCAAAGCTGCCACCATCACCCCCGAAATCTCCGGCGACGTGGGCAGTCCCAACGCCATTTTGCGCGAAGCCTTGAGCGCGTCGGTGATTTTGCGCACCGGGCGACGCTTGCCCCAAATTCGACCCATCGGCGGGGTGTATGCACCGATCACGATCATGCGCATGGCGGTCGATGATGCCTATGGGGCGCAGGAATGGCGCGAACCCACCGACACCGGGGACGAAATCGCCTGGCGCACGTCTAAAATTAGCCGCTCGATCTGTCGCACTGTGGCGGAGTTTACCTTTACCCATGCCCAACGCACGGGCGCGAAAGTCTTCGGTGGGCCAAAGTTCACTGTCAGCGCCACCTATGAAGGTATGTTCAAAGAAGAGCTCGATGCGGCGGCCGAGCGTTATCCTGATGTGGCCTATCAACCGTTGCTGATTGATGCCACCTTTGCGCTGCTGTTACAAAATAGCGGCGAGGCGTTGGTGATTCCCGCCCTCAATCGTGATGGGGATTTACTGTCGGATATGGTGCTGCAAATGTACGGCAGTATTGCGGGGTCGGAAAGCTTGGTAATCGGGTTTGATCCGGCAACCTTGCAAGCAAAAACGGTAATGGCCGAAGCTCCCCACGGCACGGCCCCAGCCCTTTACGGTAAAAATATTGCTAACCCGATGGCGATGATTTTGGCGGGGGCGGCGTTGCTGACCTATGTGGGGAATCCGGTGTGCGATCGCGCCTCCCGTGCCATTTATGAATCCGTTTTCGAGGCCCTCTACGAAGGCAAAGCCACCCCCGATCTACGCGGCCAACTAAGTATGTCCGACTTCACCGACACCATCATCCAAAAAATCCAAACCAAGCTCGAAGTCTGGTCAACCCTCGAATCCACCTGAACACAGGGGAAGGAGTGCGATCGCGCCCCTTCCCCTAACACCCAATATGCTGCACTGGACTAGTTCATATTAACTACTGTTGTGTGTACGACAACGGCTGCACCAGATACACCGGAACAAGTGTTACGAGAGGTTGCCCAACGGATTGATCGGGTTGAATGCTTTGGGAGTGGCGATCGCAGACCTCGATCGCAATCCTGAAGACTCTGAATTGTGATCGCATCACTCAAAGCGATAGTTGTATTTTTCGATGATTAACTGTTCACGATCGGCCACGAGGGCGATCGCCGCCTCATCGTAGTAATCCCGAAAATGGCGATGGTTCGAGGGGTTGGACTTGTGAGACGATCGCACCTCGGCGGCTTGGATCGGGGTGAGGGGGTAGCCCACTTGGGCGAGGATCGTGATGAAATCCTCGCTGAGATGTTCCATGCGAATCACGGCGGTGAGCATATTTTGAGCTTGGTCGAAGTCGTAGAGGTGTGACCAGGTTTGGATGTGGGGTTGATAGAGGGGGGTGATATCGAGGCAATGGAGGCGGAGGTAGCGATAGGTCATCAATCCGGCGAAGGGTGCGATCGCACTGTGGGCATAGCCTTCGCGGAGATCATACTGACGTTGGGGGTCGAAGAGAAGATGCAGCCACTGGCGAAATTTTTGGGGATCATGGGCATCGCTGTAGAGGTCGGCCCACTGTTGGATCGGCTTGGTGAGTTCACCGCGTAGGTTTTTCAAGGCTCCGGTCGGGTGACGTGGCAGGTTTTTCAGATGGGGCCAAATTTCCCGCTCCCCCAGACGGCGACGGAGATCCCCCTGACCACTACAGCCAAACGCCCAGAGCGACACATACCAATCCCAAGGGTTGCGCACAGAACCAAGGATCACCTGGGAGCTATTGAGGTAGTGGCGCGGCATCCGGCGGTGTTTGCCGATCTGTTCGCCGCCGAGATAGGTGTTGAGGAGGCGAGCGATATGGGTGCAGGCGGTTTTTTGGAGTTGGAGATAAATTAAGGGTTCGGTGACAAACATGAAGGAGTTAGGACAGGATGGGCTGGGGGGCGGTGGTGGTTTGGGAGAGGGTGGCTTGTTCAATTGCCGCCGCTAACAAGCCTAACCCCGCTTCGACGGTTTCGATTTGGGAGAGGCGATCGCGCAATTCCCCCGCCCCCGGAAACCCCTTGCAATACCAGGCTAAATGTTTCCGAGATTGGTAGATCCCGCGCTGTCCTTTATAGTCCCACAGGCCGAGAAGATGGTCTTGGGCACAGGCAAGGGATGTGGCGATCGTCGGGTCGGGTAACAATTCCCCCCTGCGTAAAAAGTGGTCAATGTGACCCACCAAAAACGGATACCCCAACGTCCCCCGCGAACACATCACCCCATCGGCTCCGGTCTGCTCCAAACATTGCACCGCCGCCGCCACCGAAAAAATATCCCCATTGGCAATCACCGGCACAGTCACCGCCTCTTTCACCGTGCGAATCCAATCCCATTGCGCC
Coding sequences within:
- the miaB gene encoding tRNA (N6-isopentenyl adenosine(37)-C2)-methylthiotransferase MiaB; translation: MTTPRTYHVITFGCQMNKADSERMAGVLDDMGMIACDDPNAADLVLYNTCTIRDNAEQKVYSYLGRQAKRKQTQPDLTLVVAGCVAQQEGEQLLRRVPELDLVMGPQHANRLGDLLDQVFAGQQVVATDPIHIVEDITKPRRDSEVTAWVNVIYGCNERCTYCVVPGVRGVEQSRTPEAIRAEIEDLAQQGFKEITLLGQNIDAYGRDLPGSTAEGRHQHTLTDLLYFIHDVPGIERIRFATSHPRYFTERLVRACAELPKVCEHFHIPFQSGDNEVLKAMARGYTQEKYRRIIEMVRDYMPDASISADAIVGFPGETEAQFQRTLDLVEAIGFDLLNTAAYSPRPGTPAALWEQQVSEEEKRDRLQRLNRLVETKAVERSQRYRDRIEAVLVEAQNPKDPTQVMGRTRSNRLTFFAGDIAQLNGQTVPVRITEIRAFSLTGEQVAPVLV
- a CDS encoding ATP-binding cassette domain-containing protein, giving the protein MLAVILGGIGTVEGALVGAVVLVLLPELIKDFATYQLLVFGVLLLLTLWLAPAGITSLLSRWFDRKSPVYPLDTPPDAMPALITRNHVAAALEVERVGIQFGGVRAVNDVSLTASPGTVTAVIGPNGAGKTTLLNLIGGFYQTQTGTIRLGQTDLTAQSGLAIARAGVGRTFQATRLFDSLSVIDNLRVAAREGHPGSILAALIGRGKNAPKPEKNLLEVLSFVGFKGDVHQISANLPFVDRRLAEIARALVLGPQLLLLDEPAAGLNKDDKQTLARLVRRIASSGIPVILIEHDMDLVMGISDQVVVLDSGDRICVGPPKQVQQDPDVLAAYLGVESPNLARPAAPHPQALLTVRQLVAGYDKLRVLKDIDLTVNAGELVAVIGANGAGKSTLMKSITQLIQPWAGDITLENRSLIGTPTYDITRQGLVLVPEGRQVFKELTVIDNLRLGAFTRQDDDIESDIVQVLDRFPRLHKRRHQKAGLLSGGEQQMLAIGRGLMGRPHLLLLDEPSLGLAPKLVTDLFTTLAELRDEGMTILLVDQMASLALAIADRAYLLETGRVVQSGTGQEMAQNDQVMKAYLGA
- a CDS encoding cold-shock protein: MASGTVEWFNNTKGFGFILSDDGQKVFVHHSSIKSEGFRELQEGQKVTFDIVQAPKGPAAENVHVKQ
- a CDS encoding sulfotransferase family protein, which produces MNNNPIFVFGTHKSGTSLVRSLFDGHPDLFVAPIETHFFQHLQYWISYAMHSPHYRKGPCTINAFIQNIKGGIRYANTEDNPFSDAISKERFNLEQFDAAVEQAVAGCDRQSDVMNPADLFLIYMNAIHQSLFDRPLAPDCRILEKSTETFEFALDLQKMFPAARFIHVVRNPYANLVSLRKFKIFNRNKRIIEHYPWIGTEIRSITQSFYHLDKNCRLLDHYFVLQYEDLLLDSQAMIRQLCDWLDLDFNPVLETPTFLGKAWQGNSTSGQTFSGISQARLNQWQQEIFPLEVHLINRTVPDYIFERFHYARQEPQQPFYWPARHEYPQEYLANRLLGRLG
- a CDS encoding isocitrate/isopropylmalate family dehydrogenase, whose translation is MATQPPIPAIAVMHGDQTGEELLLEALRVLQPDVIRQPLQWIDYDLSLDNRRATNNQVVWNAAAATCKTGLALKAATITPEISGDVGSPNAILREALSASVILRTGRRLPQIRPIGGVYAPITIMRMAVDDAYGAQEWREPTDTGDEIAWRTSKISRSICRTVAEFTFTHAQRTGAKVFGGPKFTVSATYEGMFKEELDAAAERYPDVAYQPLLIDATFALLLQNSGEALVIPALNRDGDLLSDMVLQMYGSIAGSESLVIGFDPATLQAKTVMAEAPHGTAPALYGKNIANPMAMILAGAALLTYVGNPVCDRASRAIYESVFEALYEGKATPDLRGQLSMSDFTDTIIQKIQTKLEVWSTLEST